A single genomic interval of Alligator mississippiensis isolate rAllMis1 chromosome 15, rAllMis1, whole genome shotgun sequence harbors:
- the TMEM106C gene encoding transmembrane protein 106C, whose product MGSPLSHFVSVARRQRWEEEDDDILCSRDREEDIAKFPYVEFTGRDSITCPTCQGTGCIPTEQVNELVALIPYSDQRLRPQRTKLYVLLSVLLCLLISGLVVFFLFPHSVLVEDDGIKVVQVWFDKKNSIVILAIMATLKIRNSNFYSVAITSLTSQVQYMNTVVGTQQISNVTHIQARSDQLVNFTVKAEMGGPFSYVYFFCTLEKVKVHNIAIFMRTSVKISYIGHLTQSSLETYHYVDCGANSTAVQDSSRMPTSSSIGGTTKAKSTI is encoded by the exons ATGGGGTCCCCGCTGTCCCACTTCGTTAGCGTGGCCCGCAGGCAGCGGTGGGAAGAGGAGGACGATGACATCCTGTGCAGCCGGGACCGCGAGGAGGACATCGCCAAGTTCCCCTACGTGGAGTTCACAGGGCGGGACAGCAtcacctgccccacctgccagggcACCGGCTGCATTCCCACAG AGCAAGTAAACGAATTGGTGGCTCTAATACCATACAGCGACCAGCGGCTACGCCCCCAGAGAAC GAAGCTGTACGTCTTGTTGTCcgtgctgctctgccttctgatATCGGGGCTGGTGGTTTTCTTCTTGTTCCCACACTCTGTCCTTGTGGAGGACGATGGCATCAAAGTGGTTCAAGTTTGGTTTGACAAGAAGAACTCCATTGTCATTCTGGCCATCATG GCCACCTTGAAGATCAGAAATTCCAACTTTTACTCAGTTGCCATAACCAGTCTGACCAGCCAGGTACAATACATGAACACCGTAGTGGGAACCCAGCAGATCTCCAATGTCACCCACATCCAGGCACGGAGCGACCAACTG GTGAATTTCACCGTGAAAGCGGAGATGGGTGGGCCTTTCTCTTATGTCTA CTTCTTTTGCACGTTGGAGAAGGTCAAAGTGCACAATATAGCGATCTTCATGAG GACGTCCGTGAAAATCTCCTACATTGGTCACTTGACTCAGAGCTCCTTGGAAACGTATCACTATGTTGACTGCGGTGCTAATTCCACAGCTGTCCAGGATTCTTCGCGCATGCCAACGTCATCTAGCATAGGAGGCACAACCAAAGCAAAAAGCACGATCTGA